From a region of the Posidoniimonas corsicana genome:
- a CDS encoding C2 family cysteine protease, which produces MRSPRPSSRSTHRFEPLEDRIVFAATPIDLGGTTPPSDHHETIYSQPAAGIYQNGDVVTIHGTNLADKAEVSRVVQQFDINTPPIVLTIVSLGHYELVDGQPTFVETHAQVIAGSPAKVVFHGYDGDDQFDNHTAIPVLAYGGDGDDTLRGGSGPDALHGGAGDDQLYAKAGDDILRGGAGNDGLYAAAGFDQLFGDDGDDHLVSLAGGYAVLTGGAGLDGFWLAPTDLAADASPAELNSNAVHQVDAFMGYSFDKGATSTPVGKQLTGGSLADPLPIINEDNPVPLSLQNFADQPLFASGGPSKEDIFQGSVGDCYFVATLSAVADAYPDYIRQMVTDLGDGTYAVRFWDAGQEVYVRVDADLWVTGDGALRYAKLGQEGSLWVAIVEKAFAFFRRMQGTYASIASGDQTLPGQLNLVKSYWTIDDGVDPQDVVDWHAAGQPAGPLQDAINAGVQELLAWTDSQLQAGYAMYTGARSNVSNYLAIQLDDPELEGNQSTYRRGQHIFMIDSVLRDNDDNLTGLRLRNPYGSYKNITDPTRLYFCIGRAVRWSPPLNLNENLFQGGLFEYEDTPLPDNPYTPGARLQRSPLAPPVRAAFATLADTRTPIEDPPLTRETNDRDTTITAIDDALATDWSAFGLRGSR; this is translated from the coding sequence ATGCGTAGCCCCCGTCCAAGCTCCCGTTCAACGCACCGCTTCGAGCCGCTCGAAGACCGGATCGTCTTCGCCGCCACGCCGATCGACCTGGGCGGAACAACGCCGCCGTCCGACCACCATGAGACCATCTACTCTCAGCCCGCCGCCGGGATCTACCAGAACGGCGACGTGGTGACGATCCACGGGACCAACCTCGCCGACAAGGCGGAGGTGTCGCGCGTGGTGCAGCAGTTTGACATCAACACGCCGCCCATCGTGCTGACCATCGTCAGCCTGGGCCACTACGAGCTGGTCGACGGCCAGCCGACCTTCGTCGAGACCCACGCGCAGGTTATCGCCGGCTCGCCCGCGAAGGTGGTGTTCCACGGCTACGACGGGGACGACCAGTTCGACAACCACACCGCCATCCCGGTGCTCGCCTACGGCGGCGACGGCGACGACACGCTCCGCGGCGGAAGCGGCCCCGACGCGCTCCACGGCGGCGCCGGCGATGACCAGCTGTACGCCAAGGCGGGTGACGACATCCTCCGCGGCGGCGCCGGCAACGACGGCCTGTACGCCGCGGCGGGGTTCGACCAGCTCTTCGGCGACGACGGCGACGACCACCTGGTGAGCCTGGCCGGGGGCTACGCGGTGCTGACCGGCGGCGCTGGCCTGGACGGCTTCTGGCTGGCCCCCACCGACCTGGCGGCCGACGCGTCGCCGGCCGAGCTCAACAGCAACGCCGTGCACCAGGTCGACGCGTTCATGGGCTACAGCTTCGACAAGGGCGCGACCAGCACTCCGGTCGGCAAGCAGCTCACCGGCGGCTCGCTGGCCGACCCGCTGCCGATCATCAACGAGGACAACCCCGTGCCGCTGTCCCTGCAGAACTTTGCGGACCAGCCGCTGTTCGCCAGCGGCGGCCCCAGCAAGGAAGACATCTTCCAGGGGAGCGTAGGCGACTGCTACTTTGTCGCGACGCTCTCGGCCGTGGCCGACGCGTACCCCGACTACATCCGGCAGATGGTCACCGATCTGGGCGACGGCACCTACGCCGTGCGTTTCTGGGACGCCGGACAGGAAGTCTACGTCCGCGTGGACGCCGACCTGTGGGTCACCGGCGACGGCGCGCTCCGCTACGCGAAGCTCGGGCAGGAGGGCTCGCTGTGGGTGGCGATCGTCGAGAAGGCGTTCGCGTTCTTCCGCCGCATGCAGGGGACCTACGCGTCGATCGCCAGCGGCGACCAGACGCTGCCCGGGCAGCTTAACCTGGTGAAGTCTTACTGGACCATCGACGACGGGGTCGACCCGCAGGACGTGGTCGACTGGCACGCCGCCGGCCAGCCCGCCGGCCCCCTGCAGGACGCGATCAACGCCGGCGTGCAGGAACTGCTCGCGTGGACCGACAGCCAGCTGCAGGCCGGCTACGCCATGTACACCGGCGCCCGCTCAAACGTCAGCAACTACCTCGCGATCCAGCTGGACGACCCCGAGCTAGAGGGCAACCAGAGCACCTACCGCCGCGGCCAGCACATCTTCATGATCGACAGCGTGCTGCGCGACAACGACGACAACCTCACCGGCCTGCGGCTCCGCAACCCTTACGGCAGCTACAAGAACATCACCGACCCGACGCGGCTCTACTTCTGCATCGGCCGCGCGGTGCGGTGGTCGCCGCCGCTCAACCTCAACGAGAACCTGTTCCAGGGCGGCCTGTTCGAGTACGAGGACACCCCGCTGCCCGACAACCCGTACACGCCCGGCGCCAGGCTGCAGCGCTCGCCGCTCGCCCCGCCGGTGCGGGCCGCCTTCGCCACCCTGGCCGACACGCGGACGCCCATCGAAGACCCGCCGCTCACGCGCGAGACCAACGACCGCGACACAACCATCACCGCCATCGACGACGCGCTGGCGACCGACTGGTCGGCCTTCGGCCTGCGTGGTTCGCGGTGA